Proteins encoded by one window of Salvia splendens isolate huo1 chromosome 5, SspV2, whole genome shotgun sequence:
- the LOC121802769 gene encoding nuclear transcription factor Y subunit B-3-like — protein sequence MAESDNESGEQRDQSSPREHDRFLPIANVSRIMKRALPANAKISKDAKETVQECVSEFISFITGEASDKCQREKRKTINGDDLLWGMTTLGFENYVDPLKVYLHKFRDVEEEKSSMAGIRRDKDASEADNMLNTYHGLYGLKHQGPAYGYGSGYHVGAGSGGSGGSLIKD from the coding sequence ATGGCGGAGTCGGATAACGAATCGGGCGAACAGCGGGATCAGAGCTCGCCACGAGAGCATGACCGGTTCCTCCCGATCGCGAACGTGAGCAGAATCATGAAAAGAGCGCTGCCGGCAAACGCCAAGATATCGAAAGACGCCAAGGAGACCGTGCAGGAGTGCGTGTCGGAGTTCATCAGCTTCATCACGGGAGAAGCCTCGGACAAGTGCCAGCGCGAGAAGCGAAAGACCATCAACGGCGACGATCTGCTCTGGGGCATGACGACCCTGGGATTCGAGAACTACGTGGACCCGCTCAAGGTGTACCTGCACAAGTTCAGAGACGTGGAGGAGGAGAAGAGCTCCATGGCCGGAATTAGAAGAGACAAGGATGCCAGCGAAGCCGACAATATGTTGAATACCTACCACGGGCTGTATGGATTGAAACATCAAGGGCCTGCCTATGGGTATGGCTCCGGTTACCATGTCGGAGCTGGCTCCGGTGGCAGCGGTGGCTCATTGATTAAGGATTAA
- the LOC121804646 gene encoding protein DEK-like — protein MGEEGAVSEKLEPVGNGKVEVDEKDDVGGKTEAGKDTKWEQPDGVTEMEEDKQEEEKTEAQKMDVDKEEANREKAESEKVTKEEGIEKKEKQEETQADEEKHEAVKDDGGREEFKDEKMEEEAEEDKGKVTEEKVEKEDVSKEEEDKQEETEADEEKHETVKDDGGKEEVRDEKMEEEAEEDTGKVTEEVKEAKGSRKRPRSKTGGRRGDKTTKKELAEVEKEPEKAEEQITPARKKTKEPKSSVGKREIEPKTPSAFSSERPVRERKSVERLVATIEKDTSRDFRIVKGRGTALKDIPNVAYKLSRKKTEETFKMLHMILFGRRGKAAQVKNNISRFSGFVWHDNEEKQMNRLKEKLDKYVKEKLLEFCDVLDVPISKASAKKEDIIVKLTDFFMEPHATTSDLLAEKEQGAKRKRSSKPASRSTTPSKGSVKSRKKVESDSKNRGEAKSASLESEDESEQDKGEDLNGDQDGSKEMSDQAASEEIGSESEEESVEDKGKKKAGSAKSSIKKGSSEKPETKKVTISKKTSPPPKKLPAKSPDRSKSNSDSSSKKSSVKKKDETVKISSIPKKLPSNDSPGKKVLKIKQKPKEETLEPSDDDLRNSICKILQKVDFNKATFTDILKLLATEFDTNLAARKSTVKLMIQEELTKLADADAADEKDEGNAEKDEKAPSGKGVKAT, from the exons ATGGGTGAGGAAGGTGCGGTGTCGGAAAAGCTCGAGCCTGTGGGTAATGGGAAAGTGGAGGTCGATGAAAAGGACGATGTTGGGGGAAAGACTGAGGCTGGAAAAGATACGAAATGGGAGCAGCCTGATGGGGTGACAGAAATGGAAGAAGATAAACAGGAGGAAGAGAAAACCGAGGCTCAGAAAATGGATGTAGATAAAGAAGAGGCCAACAGGGAGAAGGCAGAGAGTGAAAAGGTAACAAAAGAAGAAGGAATTGAAAAAAAGGAGAAGCAAGAAGAGACTCAAGCGGATGAAGAAAAGCATGAAGCTGTCAAAGATGATGGAGGAAGGGAAGAATTTAAGGATGAAAAAATGGAGGAAGAAGCTGAGGAGGATAAGGGAAAAGTGACTGAGGAAAAGGTTGAGAAGGAGGATGTATCTAAAGAAGAGGAAGATAAGCAAGAAGAGACTGAAGCTGATGAGGAAAAGCATGAAACTGTTAAAGATGATGGAGGAAAGGAAGAAGTTAGGGATGAAAAAATGGAGGAAGAAGCTGAGGAGGATACGGGAAAAGTGACAGAGGAGGTAAAGGAAGCGAAAGGCTCGAGGAAGCGCCCTAGATCGAAAACTGGTGGTCGGAGAGGGGACAAGACTACGAAAAAGGAACTTGCAGAGGTGGAAAAGGAACCTGAAAAGGCGGAGGAGCAGATAACCCCAGCTCGGAAGAAGACAAAAGAACCTAAGTCCTCAGTAGGGAAAAGGGAAATTGAGCCCAAAACGCCCTCGGCTTTTTCTAGTGAACGTCCTGTACGCGAAAGGAAATCTGTAGAAAGGTTGGTTGCTACTATTGAGAAGGACACCTCTAGGGATTTTCGTATTGTAAAG gGTCGTGGAACTGCGCTGAAAGATATTCCAAATG TGGCGTATAAGTTGTCAAGAAAGAAGACTGAAGAGACTTTCAAAATGCTGCATATGATACTTTTTGGTAGGAGAGGAAAG GCTGCTCAAGTGAAAAACAACATTTCGAGATTTTCAGGATTTGTTTGGCATGATAATGAG GAAAAGCAAATGAACAGACTCAAAGAAAAACTTGACAAGTATGTCAAGGAGAAACTTCTAGAGTTCTGTGATGTCCTTGACGTTCCAATTTCAAAGGCTAGTGCAAAGAAG GAGGATATCATTGTAAAGCTGACGGATTTTTTTATGGAACCTCATGCTACAACCTCTGATTTGCTTGCTGAAAAAGAGCAG GGAGCAAAGAGAAAGAGGAGTAGCAAACCTGCCTCAAGGAGTACTACGCCATCTAAAGGTTCAGTTAAG AGTCGAAAGAAAGTTGAGAGTGATTCTAAAAATCGTGGGGAGGCAAAGAGTGCTTCTCTCGAATCAGAAGATGAATCTGAACAAGATAAAGGTGAAGATTTGAATGGTGATCAGGACGGATCAAAAGAGATGTCTGATCAAGCTGCAAGCGAGGAGATAGGAAGTGAATCTGAAGAGGAATCAGTTGAGGACAAAGGGAAGAAGAAAGCAGGTTCGGCAAAGTCTTCTATTAAAAAAGGCTCTTCTGAGAAACCCGAAACAAAGAAAGTGACAATCTCTAAGAAGACCAGCCCACCACCCAAGAAATTACCAGCAAAATCACCAGACCGCTCTAAAAGCAATAGTGATTCAAGTTCAAAGAAGTCTTcagttaagaagaaggatgaaacAGTGAAGATATCATCAATTCCAAAGAAGTTGCCATCAAATGACAGCCCTG GGAAGAAAGTTctgaaaataaaacagaaaccCAAGGAGGAGACACTAGAGCCAAGTGATGATGATCTTAGAAACTCGATCTGTAAGATCCTCCAGAAGGTTGATTTCAATAAG GCTACATTCACTGACATTTTGAAGTTGCTTG CAACGGAGTTCGATACCAATCTGGCAGCAAGGAAATCGACAGTAAAGCTGATGATTCAGGAAGAGCTAACAAAACTAGCAGATGCGGATGCCGCCGATGAAAAGGATGAAGGAAATGCAGAGAAGGATGAAAAAGCTCCTTCTGGTAAAGGTGTCAAGGCAACGTAG
- the LOC121803805 gene encoding uncharacterized protein LOC121803805, which produces MGAVDFVGTTDPDEAEIWLKRTERVFNQMCCIAEERFDYAVSLLQGDAYCWWETVPRAMIHPPVLSWDDFLREFSDKYMPPVYRDEKQREFLSLKQGSMSVADYEVKFTQLSRYASALLPTEQDKCRRFEEGLIYEIRSKITPSDLRTYNDLRAAAIRAERLVKERHVYIQRQKRGPQEYRGESSSSISKRPSSFSSASSFSRGGPLGQRGGRAPPFSYEWE; this is translated from the coding sequence ATGGGAGCCGTTGACTTTGTTGGGACTACTGATCCTGACGAGGCTGAGATATGGTTGAAGAGAACAGAGCGTGTGTTTAATCAGATGTGTTGCATTGCAGAAGAACGTTTTGATTACGCAGTGTCTCTTCTTCAGGGCGATGCTTACTGTTGGTGGGAGACTGTCCCACGAGCTATGATACATCCTCCAGTACTCAGTTGGGATGACTTTTTGAGAGAGTTTAGTGATAAGTATATGCCACCAGTGTATCGTGATGAGAAGCAAAGAGAGTTTTTGTCCCTTAAACAAGGATCTATGTCAGTTGCAGATTATGAAGTGAAGTTTACTCAGCTTTCTCGTTATGCATCGGCATTGCTACCTACAGAACAAGATAAGTGCAGACGTTTCGAAGAAGGATTGATATATGAGATAAGAAGCAAAATCACACCTTCAGACCTTCGTACTTATAATGATCTACGTGCAGCGGCTATACGAGCAGAGAGACTAGTGAAAGAAAGACATGTGTATATTCAAAGACAAAAGAGGGGACCACAAGAGTATAGGGGTGAATCAAGCTCGAGCATTTCAAAAAGGCCTAGTTCTTTTTCTTCGGCATCGAGTTTCAGTAGAGGAGGTCCATTGGGTCAAAGAGGCGGACGTGCACCACCTTTCAGTTATGAGTGGGAATGA